TGGATGACGACCTCAACGAATTGACGGAAAACATCAATGTCTCCATCGAGGCGGAAGTGGACACCATCAACCAGATGGCCGACCAGATTGCCGATCTCAATCTGCGCATCGTCTCAACCGAAGCCGGCGGCACCTCGGCCAACGGTTTGCGCGATGACCGCGATCGACTGTTGCAGGAACTCTCCGAGCTGGTCGGCATCGATACCTATGAAGGCGGCAGCGGCATGATTTCGGTACAGCTCAGCTCCGGCTTGCCGCTGGTCGAAGGCGGCGTCGCCGGCAGCATGAGTTCCGATCGGGTTGGTGGCCTGACCACCCTGAGTCTCGATATGGGCGCAACGACGGTTGAATTGGGGCTCGATGACTTCGGCGGTGAGATCAAGGGTTTGATGACGGTGCGCGATGTCGATATTCCTGAAGCCAAAGACAGCCTTGACCAACTGGCCTACACCTTCGCCAACGAGGTCAATGCCGTCCATGAGGCCGGAGTCGACCTCGACGGCAATACCGGGGTTGATTTTTTCAGCTACAGCACGTCAACGGCTGCCGACGCCGAAGCCTGGACCGGTGCCGCGGCCACGCTGACCGTGGCCATTGCCCAAACCAACCAGGTTGCGGCCGGAGCGACCTCGTCCTCCGGGGATAATGTCAACACGCTGGCCATGGTGGAATTGCAGGATGCCGAAGTGGTTGACGGCAGCACCTTCAATGAGTTTTACAGCCAGACCGCCTCCAAGGTCGGACTGACGGTCGACCAGAACACCTATGAGCTCGAGACGGCGGAAGACGCCCTGGTCCAAGTGCAGAACATGCGCGACAGCGCCGTCGGCGTATCCACCGATGAAGAACTGCTGCTGTTGACCCAATACCAGACCGGTTACAGCGCCGCCGCCCAATATATCAACGCCATTAACGAAATGCTCGACACCATGCTGACTATGGGAGCCTGATTATGATGATGCGTACGACGACCACCAGTGTTTATCGCAGCATGCAGTTGAATATTGCCAGAACCGAAGATGAGCTGAACCGGCTCTATCTGCAGTCCGCCACCGACAAAAAAGTCAATGTGGCCTCCGATGACCCGTCCGCGGTGCGCGCCATTGAAAACGCCCGCAGTCAGATCACCATGAGTGACCGCTATATTGAAAACATTGAAACGGTGCAGGACGGCATGGACATTGTTGACGGTTACCTCGGCACCGTTGAAAATATCATGCAGCGGATCAAGGAGATCACCACCGCGTCCATCAGCTCGTCGTTATCCGATGCCGACTCGGCAACCTACGCCGATGAAGTGACGACCCTCAAGGAGCAGTTGGTGGATATTGCCAACACTCAGGTGAACGGAAAATACCTGTTTGCCGGATTTACCGACGATACCGAGCCGTTCAGCGTCGACTCGGCAACCGGCGTTGTCAGCTATAACGGGACGAGTGATATCAAATATATTGAAGTCGGCGCGGGGGAAACCGTGCAAAGCAACCTGACCGGCGATGTGTTGTTTACCGACCCGATTGATGTCTTTGCCGTGTTTGACGATCTCGAAGCCAACCTGCGTGCCGGTGACGTGGCCGGCCTGCAGGTGTCGCTGGACGCGATTGAACCGGCCACCGACCAGATCCGTACCCAGCGCAGCCTGATGGGCAATGACAATGCACGACTGGAAGACAACAAGGCGATGCTTGAAGAGGTCAAGCTGCAGATGCAAACCACCC
This region of uncultured Desulfuromonas sp. genomic DNA includes:
- the flgK gene encoding flagellar hook-associated protein FlgK, giving the protein MAGLIGALNTGKTGLMVSQKGIEVTGNNLTNASTEGYSRQVLRVSSSPALEYNGIIVGRGAVATAISRQESVFVTKQLIDKSGDYGEQAAMAEPLGELERIVGISDDNLAADIDAYFEAWQALSNEPSGTVERQEVIQMGKNIAKTFAAMDDDLNELTENINVSIEAEVDTINQMADQIADLNLRIVSTEAGGTSANGLRDDRDRLLQELSELVGIDTYEGGSGMISVQLSSGLPLVEGGVAGSMSSDRVGGLTTLSLDMGATTVELGLDDFGGEIKGLMTVRDVDIPEAKDSLDQLAYTFANEVNAVHEAGVDLDGNTGVDFFSYSTSTAADAEAWTGAAATLTVAIAQTNQVAAGATSSSGDNVNTLAMVELQDAEVVDGSTFNEFYSQTASKVGLTVDQNTYELETAEDALVQVQNMRDSAVGVSTDEELLLLTQYQTGYSAAAQYINAINEMLDTMLTMGA
- the flgL gene encoding flagellar hook-associated protein FlgL, which gives rise to MMMRTTTTSVYRSMQLNIARTEDELNRLYLQSATDKKVNVASDDPSAVRAIENARSQITMSDRYIENIETVQDGMDIVDGYLGTVENIMQRIKEITTASISSSLSDADSATYADEVTTLKEQLVDIANTQVNGKYLFAGFTDDTEPFSVDSATGVVSYNGTSDIKYIEVGAGETVQSNLTGDVLFTDPIDVFAVFDDLEANLRAGDVAGLQVSLDAIEPATDQIRTQRSLMGNDNARLEDNKAMLEEVKLQMQTTLSRYEDADIIEVLSDMTQAETALEAALSVSSRLNSLSLLDYM